In one window of Musa acuminata AAA Group cultivar baxijiao chromosome BXJ3-2, Cavendish_Baxijiao_AAA, whole genome shotgun sequence DNA:
- the LOC135631592 gene encoding transcription factor RHD6-like produces MCSRATPAIHTSIIQCFSNVLLHQVLCAWHLRQSKLLSWLDQLCLSELVGYERQNNLMLEGGASEFLRSFSSSLLPPGLSDPGNSSSSRVVSSSWQQALNVIDYKGAFGSWCYSNSSLVEQGDGLPCSSSNYVNLDPEDDYDASKRFSFDMTPGTVDSWLIEDRSYAEMVSAYSSMGGRVEERLRVLQDIVANGAKAMLEKAINHVKFLQMQVKVLETDEFWSAQGGKAAEGGY; encoded by the exons ATGTGCAGCCGCGCGACACCGGCCATCCACACCTCGATCATTCAATGCTTCTCTAACGTGCTGCTGCACCAGGTTTTATGTGCATGGCATCTGAGACAGAGTAAGCTGCTCTCGTGGTTAGACCAGCTTTGTCTCAGCGAGTTAGTCGGCTATGAACGCCAGAACAATCTGATGCTTGAAGGAGGAGCCTCAGAGTTCCTGAGAAGTTTCTCAAGCAGCCTTCTCCCTCCCGGTCTATCTGATCCCGGCAACTCATCTAGTAGCAGAGTGGTGAGTTCTTCTTGGCAACAGGCTCTCAATGTCATTGACTACAAGGGAGCGTTTGGTAGCTGGTGCTACTCGAACTCCTCCTTGGTCGAACAAGGTGATGGACTGCCATGCAGCAGCAGCAACTACGTGAACTTGGACCCTGAGGACGACTATGATGCTTCGAAGCGATTCAGCTTCGATATGACCCCTGGCACTGTTGATTCTTGGCTAATCGAGGACCGAAGTTATGCTGAGATGGTAAGTGCCTACAGTTCTATGGGCGGTCGAGTGGAAG AACGCCTTAGGGTTCTTCAAGATATTGTTGCCAATGGGGCAAAG GCCATGCTCGAAAAGGCCATTAACCATGTGAAGTTCCTTCAGATGCAAGTGAAG GTGTTGGAAACCGATGAGTTCTGGTCTGCACAAGGGGGGAAAGCAGCTGAAGGAGGCTATTGA
- the LOC103976259 gene encoding serine/threonine-protein kinase 54, whose amino-acid sequence MKEGGGDGFVRADQIDLKSLDEQLERHLSRAWTMEKRKEEERRERRREEWEIDPSKLLIKGVIARGTFGTVHRGVYDGQDVAVKLLDWGEEGNRTEAEVAALRAAFSQEVSVWHQLDHPNVTKFIGAAIGATDLNIQTENGHLSMPSNICCVVVEYLPGGALKSFLIKHHRRKIAFKIVVQMALDLASGLSYLHSKKIVHRDVKTENMLLDRTGRVKIADFGVARIEAQNPNDMTGETGTLGYMAPEVLNGNPYNRKCDVYSFGICLWEIYCCDMPYPDLSFSEITSAVVRQNLRPEIPRCCPSSLANVMKTCWDANPDRRPEMDEVVAMLEAIDTSKGGGMIPPDQQHQGCCGCFGRYRGP is encoded by the exons ATGAAGGAAGGGGGCGGAGATGGGTTCGTGAGGGCGGACCAGATCGATCTGAAGAGCTTGGACGAGCAACTGGAGCGGCACCTCAGCCGGGCATGGACgatggagaagaggaaggaggaggagaggagggagaggcGGAGGGAGGAGTGGGAGATCGACCCATCGAAGCTGCTCATCAAGGGGGTAATCGCCAGGGGCACCTTCGGCACCGTCCACCGTGGGGTCTACGACGGCCAGGACGTCGCCG TGAAGTTGCTAGACTGGGGCGAAGAGGGAAACAGAACGGAAGCTGAAGTTGCGGCACTGCGGGCAGCCTTCTCTCAAGAAGTCTCAGTTTGGCATCAGCTTGATCATCCCAATGTAACTAAG TTTATTGGTGCTGCCATTGGAGCAACAGACCTTAACATACAAACAGAAAATGGTCATCTTAGCATGCCAAGCAATATTTGCTGTGTTGTCGTTGAGTATCTCCCTGGCGGTGCACTGAAATCATTTCTTATAAAACACCACAGAAGAAAAATAGCTTTCAAAATAGTCGTCCAGATGGCTTTGGATCTTGCAAGCGG GTTAAGCTATCTTCATTCCAAAAAGATTGTGCACAGAGATGTGAAGACAGAAAATATGCTTCTAGATAGAACAGGAAGAGTAAAAATTGCTGACTTTGGCGTCGCTCGAATTGAGGCTCAAAATCCTAATGACATGACGGGTGAGACAGGAACCCTTGGTTACATGGCACCAGAG GTCCTTAATGGCAACCCTTATAATCGAAAATGTGATGTTTATAGCTTTGGTATCTGCCTGTGGGAGATATACTGCTGTGATATGCCATATCCTGACCTTAGCTTTTCCGAGATCACATCTGCAGTCGTGCGGCAG AACTTGCGGCCAGAGATACCACGCTGTTGCCCGAGCTCTCTGGCAAATGTGATGAAAACCTGCTGGGATGCAAACCCTGACAGACGACCGGAGATGGATGAAGTGGTAGCCATGTTGGAAGCCATTGATACATCAAAGGGGGGAGGTATGATACCTCCAGATCAGCAACATCAGGGATGTTGCGGGTGTTTCGGCAGGTACCGAGGCCCTTGA
- the LOC135631734 gene encoding alpha-1,3-arabinosyltransferase XAT2-like isoform X2, with the protein MKMGSKLKLARNGNQSRRLRLVMLLVGCFLVTMTYLVASKPRGLVRSSLGFRTSMPTPLSGDDVLNGDENGRHSTASGGKDPQNSQASESNDEKEKSIQGEKNAIVVDSTSQEVARTDELTEGGEQIQTLERKSSCDLSDERVDICELYGDIRIPGNSSSVLFMESSNNTEHKEAWRVHPYPRKGDETCLREVRELTIRATSEAPRCTVHHNVSAIVFSVSGYTGNLFHDFSDLLIPLFVTARQFDGEVQFVVTDFRRWWINKYRLVLQRLSKYPVMDFDGDEEVHCFKQVIVGLRAHKEFQIDPARAPNGYTLNDFTRFIRSTYSLQRETVNNIEDLAARKPRLLIIARKKTRAFTNIGEIVAMAEGLGFEVVVDEANVSSDMAQFARTINSCDVMMGVHGAGLTNFVFLPLNATMIQIVPWGGLEWMSMLDFGYPAMAMGLKYLQHSITIEESTLTEQYPRDHRVFTDPMSFHGSEFKVVRSTFMKTQNVKLDVNRFKGVLWEALEKMIQ; encoded by the exons ATGAAGATGGGCTCCAAACTGAAGCTGGCAAGGAATGGCAACCAGTCGCGAAGATTGAGACTCGTGATGCTCCTCGTCGGATGCTTCCTGGTCACGATGACCTATTTGGTGGCGTCTAAGCCTCGGGGACTAGTTCGCTCGAGCC TCGGTTTTAGGACATCGATGCCGACTCCATTATCAG GTGACGATGTGTTGAATGGAGATGAGAACGGAAGGCATTCCACTGCTTCGGGAGGGAAAGATCCACAAAACTCTCAGGCATCAG AAAGCAATGATGAGAAAGAGAAGAGTATCCAAGGAGAAAAGAATGCCATCGTTGTTGACTCCACTTCGCAGGAAGTAGCAAGAACTGATGAACTAACAG AAGGAGGTGAGCAAATCCAAACTCTGGAGAGGAAGTCATCATGTGATCTTTCAGACGAACGAGTAGATATCTGTGAATTGTATGGAGATATCAGGATTCCCGGGAACTCTTCGTCTGTCCTGTTCATGGAGTCATCCAACAACACTGAGCACAAAGAAGCATGGCGAGTCCATCCATATCCTCGCAAAGGAGATGAGACCTGTCTCCGCGAGGTTAGAGAACTCACCATCAGAGCCACCAGCGAAGCCCCTCGATGCACCGTCCACCACAATGTTTCCGCCATAGTCTTCTCCGTTAGCGGGTACACCGGGAACCTCTTCCACGACTTCAGCGACCTGCTTATTCCTCTATTCGTGACCGCCCGCCAGTTCGACGGGGAGGTCCAGTTCGTGGTGACCGACTTCCGGCGCTGGTGGATCAACAAGTACCGTCTTGTGCTCCAGAGGCTGTCCAAGTACCCGGTGATGGACTTCGACGGCGACGAGGAAGTGCACTGCTTCAAGCAGGTCATCGTAGGCCTTCGGGCGCACAAGGAGTTCCAAATCGACCCGGCGAGAGCTCCCAATGGCTACACCTTGAACGACTTCACCAGATTTATAAGGAGCACCTACTCGTTGCAGCGAGAAACAGTGAACAACATCGAAGACCTCGCTGCGAGGAAGCCAAGGCTGCTGATCATCGCGCGGAAGAAAACGCGAGCGTTCACCAACATCGGCGAGATAGTGGCGATGGCGGAGGGCTTGGGTTTCGAGGTGGTGGTCGACGAAGCAAATGTGTCATCCGACATGGCTCAGTTCGCGCGGACCATCAACTCCTGCGACGTGATGATGGGGGTGCACGGCGCTGGCCTCACCAACTTTGTGTTCCTGCCGCTGAACGCCACCATGATTCAGATTGTTCCGTGGGGTGGGCTGGAGTGGATGTCGATGCTGGATTTTGGGTACCCTGCGATGGCCATGGGGCTCAAGTACCTGCAGCACAGCATTACCATAGAAGAGAGCACTCTGACGGAGCAGTATCCAAGAGACCACCGTGTGTTCACGGACCCTATGTCGTTCCACGGCAGCGAGTTCAAAGTCGTAAGGTCGACGTTCATGAAGACCCAGAACGTGAAGCTCGATGTGAACAGGTTCAAGGGTGTTCTGTGGGAAGCACTGGAGAAGATGATCCAGTAG
- the LOC103975540 gene encoding proline-rich receptor-like protein kinase PERK8, whose amino-acid sequence MSSSPPPSPSATPPSSSASPPPPVSSAPPPSTFSPPPPIASSPPPVTSPSPPVPSSSPSPSASPPPPVLSPPPTSIAAPPPPSLPSPPPSSGSPTPPASPSPPSGSPPPVPSAKPPKSAPSPPSPPSASPSPPSKPPPKHASPPTTSPPSNSFGGTTPNQPGLSPPLSSSIAPPGISATPVIPVSHSRPGPGSDSGQGGGGLNTASVVAIGAVAAFVMLCIAGLVVFIMRKRRKPVTGYNAGFVMPSPFTSSIMSDSSLPRSPLAPLVHHNKSGSIGRMNSLPDITISSSTVWFSYEELYEITHGFSPLNILGEGGFGSVYKGSLPDGREVAVKRLKVDSGQGEREFKAEVEIISRVHHRHLVSLVGYCIFEQQRLLVYDYVPNGTLESHLHGKGRPVMDWTTRVKVAAGAARGIAYLHEDCHPRIIHRDIKSSNILLDNNFEAQVSDFGLARLAVDACTHVTTRVMGTFGYLAPEYASSGKLTEKSDVFSFGVVLLELITGRKPVDSTRPLGDESLVEWARPLLSRALETGELGELHDPRLEKNYDETEMFRMIEAAAACTRHSAAMRPQMGKVVRVLDSLADIDLNNGVTPGQSEVFNVAHSADIRIFQHLAFGSHDSSSDYSPYNWSRQRDV is encoded by the exons ATGTCATCCTCCCCTCCGCCTTCTCCGTCAGCGACTCCTCCGTCTTCctcagcttctcctcctcctcctgtttcTAGCGCACCACCTCCTTCCACTTTTTCTCCACCACCACCCATCGCCAGTTCGCCCCCTCCTGTCACTAGCCCCTCGCCGCCGGTGCCATCGTCGTCTCCCTCACCTTCTGCGTCTCCCCCACCACCAGTATTGTCTCCTCCGCCGACTTCCATTGCTGCCCCTCCACCTCCTTCGTTACCATCTCCTCCACCATCTTCTGGCTCCCCAACACCTCCGGCGTCGCCATCTCCACCCTCAGGTTCTCCTCCGCCGGTGCCATCGGCTAAACCACCTAAGAGTGCGCCTTCCCCACCTTCTCCTCCATCAGCATCCCCAAGTCCGCCTTCGAAGCCACCACCTAAACATGCATCGCCACCTACTACATCTCCACCCAGTAATTCTTTTGGTGGTACAACTCCTAACCAGCCTGGTCTTTCTCCCCCATTATCCTCTTCCATCGCTCCTCCAGGCATTAGCGCTACTCCAGTTATCCCGGTTTCCCACAGTCGCCCGGGTCCTGGCTCAGATTCTGGACAGGGAGGTGGTGGATTGAATACTGCATCTGTTGTAGCTATTGGAGCAGTTGCGGCTTTCGTGATGCTTTGTATAGCAGGACTGGTTGTGTTCATCATGAGGAAGAGGAGAAAACCAGTTACAGGATATAATGCAGGGTTTGTGATGCCTTCACCATTTACATCTTCAATAATGTCAG ATTCATCCCTTCCAAGGTCCCCATTGGCTCCTCTTGTACATCACAACAAGTCTGGAAGCATTGGAAGGATGAACTCACTACCTGATATAACAATATCTAGCTCAACAGTGTGGTTCTCGTATGAAGAGCTGTACGAGATAACCCATGGCTTTTCACCTCTAAATATATTAGGCGAGGGTGGGTTTGGTTCGGTGTACAAAGGGAGCTTACCTGATGGAAGAGAAGTAGCCGTAAAGCGATTAAAAGTTGACAGTGGACAGGGGGAACGTGAGTTCAAAGCTGAAGTCGAGATCATCAGCCGTGTGCACCATCGTCATTTGGTTTCTCTTGTAGGGTACTGCATATTTGAACAACAAAGATTGCTTGTATATGACTATGTGCCTAACGGAACACTTGAATCTCATCTTCATG GGAAGGGAAGGCCAGTAATGGATTGGACCACCAGGGTGAAGGTTGCTGCTGGTGCAGCTCGTGGCATCGCGTACCTGCATGAGGATT GTCATCCCCGGATAATTCATAGAGATATAAAGTCTTCCAACATTCTATTGGACAACAACTTTGAAGCTCAG GTTTCTGATTTTGGGCTTGCAAGGTTAGCTGTTGATGCTTGTACACATGTAACTACACGTGTGATGGGGACATTTGG ATATTTGGCTCCAGAGTATGCATCAAGCGGCAAGTTGACTGAGAAATCTGATGTCTTTTCTTTTGGCGTTGTGCTCCTGGAACTTATTACCGGACGAAAGCCTGTTGACAGCACAAGGCCTTTGGGCGATGAGAGCCTTGTTGAGTGG GCACGACCACTACTTTCCCGTGCACTTGAAACTGGAGAACTTGGAGAACTCCATGACCCTAGACTTGAGAAGAACTATGACGAAACTGAAATGTtccgtatgatcgaagcagcagcagcatgcaCCCGTCACTCAGCAGCAATGAGGCCTCAAATGGGAAAG GTGGTCAGAGTTCTTGATAGCCTTGCTGATATTGATCTTAACAATGGTGTCACACCGGGGCAAAGTGAAGTGTTCAACGTAGCTCATTCAGCTGATATCAGAATATTTCAGCATTTGGCATTTGGGAGCCATGATTCTAGTTCTGATTACAGCCCGTATAATTGGAGTCGTCAAAGAGATGTGTAA
- the LOC135631734 gene encoding alpha-1,3-arabinosyltransferase XAT2-like isoform X4, translating to MKMGSKLKLARNGNQSRRLRLVMLLVGCFLVTMTYLVASKPRGLVRSSLGFRTSMPTPLSGDDVLNGDENGRHSTASGGKDPQNSQASESNDEKEKSIQGEKNAIVVDSTSQEVARTDELTGGEQIQTLERKSSCDLSDERVDICELYGDIRIPGNSSSVLFMESSNNTEHKEAWRVHPYPRKGDETCLREVRELTIRATSEAPRCTVHHNVSAIVFSVSGYTGNLFHDFSDLLIPLFVTARQFDGEVQFVVTDFRRWWINKYRLVLQRLSKYPVMDFDGDEEVHCFKQVIVGLRAHKEFQIDPARAPNGYTLNDFTRFIRSTYSLQRETVNNIEDLAARKPRLLIIARKKTRAFTNIGEIVAMAEGLGFEVVVDEANVSSDMAQFARTINSCDVMMGVHGAGLTNFVFLPLNATMIQIVPWGGLEWMSMLDFGYPAMAMGLKYLQHSITIEESTLTEQYPRDHRVFTDPMSFHGSEFKVVRSTFMKTQNVKLDVNRFKGVLWEALEKMIQ from the exons ATGAAGATGGGCTCCAAACTGAAGCTGGCAAGGAATGGCAACCAGTCGCGAAGATTGAGACTCGTGATGCTCCTCGTCGGATGCTTCCTGGTCACGATGACCTATTTGGTGGCGTCTAAGCCTCGGGGACTAGTTCGCTCGAGCC TCGGTTTTAGGACATCGATGCCGACTCCATTATCAG GTGACGATGTGTTGAATGGAGATGAGAACGGAAGGCATTCCACTGCTTCGGGAGGGAAAGATCCACAAAACTCTCAGGCATCAG AAAGCAATGATGAGAAAGAGAAGAGTATCCAAGGAGAAAAGAATGCCATCGTTGTTGACTCCACTTCGCAGGAAGTAGCAAGAACTGATGAACTAACAG GAGGTGAGCAAATCCAAACTCTGGAGAGGAAGTCATCATGTGATCTTTCAGACGAACGAGTAGATATCTGTGAATTGTATGGAGATATCAGGATTCCCGGGAACTCTTCGTCTGTCCTGTTCATGGAGTCATCCAACAACACTGAGCACAAAGAAGCATGGCGAGTCCATCCATATCCTCGCAAAGGAGATGAGACCTGTCTCCGCGAGGTTAGAGAACTCACCATCAGAGCCACCAGCGAAGCCCCTCGATGCACCGTCCACCACAATGTTTCCGCCATAGTCTTCTCCGTTAGCGGGTACACCGGGAACCTCTTCCACGACTTCAGCGACCTGCTTATTCCTCTATTCGTGACCGCCCGCCAGTTCGACGGGGAGGTCCAGTTCGTGGTGACCGACTTCCGGCGCTGGTGGATCAACAAGTACCGTCTTGTGCTCCAGAGGCTGTCCAAGTACCCGGTGATGGACTTCGACGGCGACGAGGAAGTGCACTGCTTCAAGCAGGTCATCGTAGGCCTTCGGGCGCACAAGGAGTTCCAAATCGACCCGGCGAGAGCTCCCAATGGCTACACCTTGAACGACTTCACCAGATTTATAAGGAGCACCTACTCGTTGCAGCGAGAAACAGTGAACAACATCGAAGACCTCGCTGCGAGGAAGCCAAGGCTGCTGATCATCGCGCGGAAGAAAACGCGAGCGTTCACCAACATCGGCGAGATAGTGGCGATGGCGGAGGGCTTGGGTTTCGAGGTGGTGGTCGACGAAGCAAATGTGTCATCCGACATGGCTCAGTTCGCGCGGACCATCAACTCCTGCGACGTGATGATGGGGGTGCACGGCGCTGGCCTCACCAACTTTGTGTTCCTGCCGCTGAACGCCACCATGATTCAGATTGTTCCGTGGGGTGGGCTGGAGTGGATGTCGATGCTGGATTTTGGGTACCCTGCGATGGCCATGGGGCTCAAGTACCTGCAGCACAGCATTACCATAGAAGAGAGCACTCTGACGGAGCAGTATCCAAGAGACCACCGTGTGTTCACGGACCCTATGTCGTTCCACGGCAGCGAGTTCAAAGTCGTAAGGTCGACGTTCATGAAGACCCAGAACGTGAAGCTCGATGTGAACAGGTTCAAGGGTGTTCTGTGGGAAGCACTGGAGAAGATGATCCAGTAG
- the LOC103975545 gene encoding transcription factor bHLH162-like: MRNCHGGRADLKLERKLAEKYRRLHMKTLYLKLSSIIPAEHRTTAKDIMTKQDNLDQAASYIKYLGERIEKLKQRRLVQTSAARNEMGTGYLLPIIEVKYQDLNLEILLISGVNKSFMFHEVINVLEEEGAEVIHASFSVVGDKIYHTIHSQAVSTRIGLEASRVSERLKELVK, translated from the exons ATGAGGAACTGTCACGGTGGTCGAGCAGATCTTAAGTTGGAGAGGAAGCTGGCGGAAAAATATAGGAGACTGCACATGAAGACCCTGTACTTGAAGCTTTCCTCCATCATTCCCGCGGAACACAGAACCACGGCAAAG GATATAATGACAAAGCAAGACAACTTGGATCAAGCCGCAtcttacatcaaatatcttggtGAAAGGATCGAAAAGTTGAAGCAGAGAAGGCTCGTGCAGACCAGCGCGGCCAGAAATGAGATGGGAACGGGCTATCTATTGCCAATCATTGAAGTAAAATACCAGGATCTGAACCTGGAGATACTTCTGATAAGTGGTGTGAACAAAAGCTTCATGTTCCATGAGGTGATCAATGTTCTCGAGGAAGAAGGTGCCGAAGTCATCCATGCTAGCTTCTCAGTCGTCGGTGACAAGATCTACCACACAATACATTCGCAG GCTGTCAGCACCAGAATTGGCTTGGAGGCTTCGAGGGTATCCGAGAGACTGAAGGAGCTGGTTAAGTAA
- the LOC135631734 gene encoding alpha-1,3-arabinosyltransferase XAT2-like isoform X3 — protein MKMGSKLKLARNGNQSRRLRLVMLLVGCFLVTMTYLVASKPRGLVRSSLGFRTSMPTPLSGDDVLNGDENGRHSTASGGKDPQNSQASAESNDEKEKSIQGEKNAIVVDSTSQEVARTDELTGGEQIQTLERKSSCDLSDERVDICELYGDIRIPGNSSSVLFMESSNNTEHKEAWRVHPYPRKGDETCLREVRELTIRATSEAPRCTVHHNVSAIVFSVSGYTGNLFHDFSDLLIPLFVTARQFDGEVQFVVTDFRRWWINKYRLVLQRLSKYPVMDFDGDEEVHCFKQVIVGLRAHKEFQIDPARAPNGYTLNDFTRFIRSTYSLQRETVNNIEDLAARKPRLLIIARKKTRAFTNIGEIVAMAEGLGFEVVVDEANVSSDMAQFARTINSCDVMMGVHGAGLTNFVFLPLNATMIQIVPWGGLEWMSMLDFGYPAMAMGLKYLQHSITIEESTLTEQYPRDHRVFTDPMSFHGSEFKVVRSTFMKTQNVKLDVNRFKGVLWEALEKMIQ, from the exons ATGAAGATGGGCTCCAAACTGAAGCTGGCAAGGAATGGCAACCAGTCGCGAAGATTGAGACTCGTGATGCTCCTCGTCGGATGCTTCCTGGTCACGATGACCTATTTGGTGGCGTCTAAGCCTCGGGGACTAGTTCGCTCGAGCC TCGGTTTTAGGACATCGATGCCGACTCCATTATCAG GTGACGATGTGTTGAATGGAGATGAGAACGGAAGGCATTCCACTGCTTCGGGAGGGAAAGATCCACAAAACTCTCAGGCATCAG CAGAAAGCAATGATGAGAAAGAGAAGAGTATCCAAGGAGAAAAGAATGCCATCGTTGTTGACTCCACTTCGCAGGAAGTAGCAAGAACTGATGAACTAACAG GAGGTGAGCAAATCCAAACTCTGGAGAGGAAGTCATCATGTGATCTTTCAGACGAACGAGTAGATATCTGTGAATTGTATGGAGATATCAGGATTCCCGGGAACTCTTCGTCTGTCCTGTTCATGGAGTCATCCAACAACACTGAGCACAAAGAAGCATGGCGAGTCCATCCATATCCTCGCAAAGGAGATGAGACCTGTCTCCGCGAGGTTAGAGAACTCACCATCAGAGCCACCAGCGAAGCCCCTCGATGCACCGTCCACCACAATGTTTCCGCCATAGTCTTCTCCGTTAGCGGGTACACCGGGAACCTCTTCCACGACTTCAGCGACCTGCTTATTCCTCTATTCGTGACCGCCCGCCAGTTCGACGGGGAGGTCCAGTTCGTGGTGACCGACTTCCGGCGCTGGTGGATCAACAAGTACCGTCTTGTGCTCCAGAGGCTGTCCAAGTACCCGGTGATGGACTTCGACGGCGACGAGGAAGTGCACTGCTTCAAGCAGGTCATCGTAGGCCTTCGGGCGCACAAGGAGTTCCAAATCGACCCGGCGAGAGCTCCCAATGGCTACACCTTGAACGACTTCACCAGATTTATAAGGAGCACCTACTCGTTGCAGCGAGAAACAGTGAACAACATCGAAGACCTCGCTGCGAGGAAGCCAAGGCTGCTGATCATCGCGCGGAAGAAAACGCGAGCGTTCACCAACATCGGCGAGATAGTGGCGATGGCGGAGGGCTTGGGTTTCGAGGTGGTGGTCGACGAAGCAAATGTGTCATCCGACATGGCTCAGTTCGCGCGGACCATCAACTCCTGCGACGTGATGATGGGGGTGCACGGCGCTGGCCTCACCAACTTTGTGTTCCTGCCGCTGAACGCCACCATGATTCAGATTGTTCCGTGGGGTGGGCTGGAGTGGATGTCGATGCTGGATTTTGGGTACCCTGCGATGGCCATGGGGCTCAAGTACCTGCAGCACAGCATTACCATAGAAGAGAGCACTCTGACGGAGCAGTATCCAAGAGACCACCGTGTGTTCACGGACCCTATGTCGTTCCACGGCAGCGAGTTCAAAGTCGTAAGGTCGACGTTCATGAAGACCCAGAACGTGAAGCTCGATGTGAACAGGTTCAAGGGTGTTCTGTGGGAAGCACTGGAGAAGATGATCCAGTAG
- the LOC135631734 gene encoding alpha-1,3-arabinosyltransferase XAT2-like isoform X1, whose amino-acid sequence MKMGSKLKLARNGNQSRRLRLVMLLVGCFLVTMTYLVASKPRGLVRSSLGFRTSMPTPLSGDDVLNGDENGRHSTASGGKDPQNSQASAESNDEKEKSIQGEKNAIVVDSTSQEVARTDELTEGGEQIQTLERKSSCDLSDERVDICELYGDIRIPGNSSSVLFMESSNNTEHKEAWRVHPYPRKGDETCLREVRELTIRATSEAPRCTVHHNVSAIVFSVSGYTGNLFHDFSDLLIPLFVTARQFDGEVQFVVTDFRRWWINKYRLVLQRLSKYPVMDFDGDEEVHCFKQVIVGLRAHKEFQIDPARAPNGYTLNDFTRFIRSTYSLQRETVNNIEDLAARKPRLLIIARKKTRAFTNIGEIVAMAEGLGFEVVVDEANVSSDMAQFARTINSCDVMMGVHGAGLTNFVFLPLNATMIQIVPWGGLEWMSMLDFGYPAMAMGLKYLQHSITIEESTLTEQYPRDHRVFTDPMSFHGSEFKVVRSTFMKTQNVKLDVNRFKGVLWEALEKMIQ is encoded by the exons ATGAAGATGGGCTCCAAACTGAAGCTGGCAAGGAATGGCAACCAGTCGCGAAGATTGAGACTCGTGATGCTCCTCGTCGGATGCTTCCTGGTCACGATGACCTATTTGGTGGCGTCTAAGCCTCGGGGACTAGTTCGCTCGAGCC TCGGTTTTAGGACATCGATGCCGACTCCATTATCAG GTGACGATGTGTTGAATGGAGATGAGAACGGAAGGCATTCCACTGCTTCGGGAGGGAAAGATCCACAAAACTCTCAGGCATCAG CAGAAAGCAATGATGAGAAAGAGAAGAGTATCCAAGGAGAAAAGAATGCCATCGTTGTTGACTCCACTTCGCAGGAAGTAGCAAGAACTGATGAACTAACAG AAGGAGGTGAGCAAATCCAAACTCTGGAGAGGAAGTCATCATGTGATCTTTCAGACGAACGAGTAGATATCTGTGAATTGTATGGAGATATCAGGATTCCCGGGAACTCTTCGTCTGTCCTGTTCATGGAGTCATCCAACAACACTGAGCACAAAGAAGCATGGCGAGTCCATCCATATCCTCGCAAAGGAGATGAGACCTGTCTCCGCGAGGTTAGAGAACTCACCATCAGAGCCACCAGCGAAGCCCCTCGATGCACCGTCCACCACAATGTTTCCGCCATAGTCTTCTCCGTTAGCGGGTACACCGGGAACCTCTTCCACGACTTCAGCGACCTGCTTATTCCTCTATTCGTGACCGCCCGCCAGTTCGACGGGGAGGTCCAGTTCGTGGTGACCGACTTCCGGCGCTGGTGGATCAACAAGTACCGTCTTGTGCTCCAGAGGCTGTCCAAGTACCCGGTGATGGACTTCGACGGCGACGAGGAAGTGCACTGCTTCAAGCAGGTCATCGTAGGCCTTCGGGCGCACAAGGAGTTCCAAATCGACCCGGCGAGAGCTCCCAATGGCTACACCTTGAACGACTTCACCAGATTTATAAGGAGCACCTACTCGTTGCAGCGAGAAACAGTGAACAACATCGAAGACCTCGCTGCGAGGAAGCCAAGGCTGCTGATCATCGCGCGGAAGAAAACGCGAGCGTTCACCAACATCGGCGAGATAGTGGCGATGGCGGAGGGCTTGGGTTTCGAGGTGGTGGTCGACGAAGCAAATGTGTCATCCGACATGGCTCAGTTCGCGCGGACCATCAACTCCTGCGACGTGATGATGGGGGTGCACGGCGCTGGCCTCACCAACTTTGTGTTCCTGCCGCTGAACGCCACCATGATTCAGATTGTTCCGTGGGGTGGGCTGGAGTGGATGTCGATGCTGGATTTTGGGTACCCTGCGATGGCCATGGGGCTCAAGTACCTGCAGCACAGCATTACCATAGAAGAGAGCACTCTGACGGAGCAGTATCCAAGAGACCACCGTGTGTTCACGGACCCTATGTCGTTCCACGGCAGCGAGTTCAAAGTCGTAAGGTCGACGTTCATGAAGACCCAGAACGTGAAGCTCGATGTGAACAGGTTCAAGGGTGTTCTGTGGGAAGCACTGGAGAAGATGATCCAGTAG